GCAAGAACTTTGTGGTTTCCATTTCTGGTGAGCTCAAAGACAGGTTTTCTGAAAACATTAAGTCAGCTCGATTTCTTGGCATTATGTCAGATGGTGCTACAGATGTTGGCACTAGGGAGGTTGAAGATGTGTATGTAAGATTTGTTGAAGATGGAGTGCCTGTTAACAAGTTTGCTGGTCTGAAAGAATGTACTAATGCTAAGGCTGATGGTGTGACAGAGGCTGTCAAAGGAGTAATGGATGAAATAGATGGCACCTGGAAACAAAAGCTGGTTTGTCTTGGAACTGATGGGGCCAATGTTATGACAGGAAAACATAACAGTGTGTTTGCTCTGTTAAAGAGAGATGTTCCTAGCCTGGTCAGCATTCACTGCATTGCACACAAACTTGAACTCGGTTTTCAGGATACAGTCAAAGAAGTTAAACTTTTCAAAGAGGTAAAAGAAATGCTACAAGGGATTTGGAAACATTATAACTACTCCTGCAAAGCTTTGCGTGAACTAAAAGAGCTTGCAGAGTTATTGGATGAAAGAGCTTACAAGGCTGTCAAAGCTGATGGCTCAAGGTGGATACCTCATTTAGATAGAGCACTTAAGGTGTTGCTTACTAAAAACTACAAGTTAATTGTCATGCACTTTCAACATGCAAGTGAAGCAAGGGATAGCAGTGCTGAAATGCAAGGTAGAGCTAAAAACTATGCTAAGAAACTGACCAGTTATCTGTTTGTCAAGTTCCTTCACTTTCTCTTAGACATTATCCAGCAAGTTAGCAAGGTGTCACTTGTATTTCAAAGAGATGATAGCACAATTGCATTAGTTCAAGACAAGATAAACACACTAACTGCCACTTTAGATGCTTTCAAAATAAGATCAGGACAGCATCTGAGATCTTTTGAGCAGTCAGTTGGTGCCGACTTCAGCTTCAATGGAGTAATTCTGTCCAAGAAAACTGGTGATGATGCCTCTTTTGACACTACTAAAGACACTGTCATTGAACTagcaaaacagtttattaaCAGCAGATTCTCAAACTTCAAAGAGGACCCAGTTTTAAAGGCAGCAGCATGTATCACTGAACCATTGCTGTGGCCCCATGACAGAATGAGCCTTCTTGTGTATGGTGAAGAAAACCTGGACTCTCTAAAAGATCACTTTGCTTTTCTCCTACAAAGACCCACAATTGCATTTGATGAGCAAGCCTGTAAAGAGGAATGGCTAGAATTGAAGCTGTATTACAACAGAGGGGGCTTGTGTCTTCCTGCGAAAGAATTTTGGAAAGAGATGTTTACAAATTATTCAGAAAGATTCCCCAATCTGCTTGTTATCATTGAACTATGTCTTGTAATGCCAGTTCAAACAGCATGTTGTGAACGAGGAAACAGCTGCTTGAATAGGGTCATGACAGACTTTAGATCTAGCCTTGATGTGTCGACAGTGGATGCCTTGATGTTCATTGCACTGAATGGGCCTAACCACTCTGACTACAATGCCACCAGAGCAGTTGCCAGATGGCTAAACTCGGGAAAAAGGCTGAGAAGACCACAAAGAATGGACACGGACTGAAAGTATTCACAAGTCTTTATTTGTCTCATAGAGTACTAATAAAATAACTCTTAAACTCTATCATCCAATCACTAAATGACATTGAATGCAACTTTTTTGGTACTGTAACCATCATGTTAACTAAGGACAGGCTGAAGATCCAAGCACTTTCTTCATGTACTCTTTCTTGTAACTTGATATTTTAGGTTAACTAACAGTAACTCTTGAACTCTATCATTTAATCACTAAATGACATTGAATACAACGTTTTTTTGTAGTGACGTTCAGTTTGTTAACAGAGGTTTGTACCAAATTATCCTGGCTAATTATGTGAACTAAAGTGCAGGCTGAAGATCCGAGCACTTTCCTCATGTACTTTCTTGTAACTTGATAGTTTTCTTTGATTAACACAATAAATTAGAGCTTGCATTGGACAATTCCAGTAGTTATCTCACAAAATAAGATTAAAAGCAACATTAGTATTCACTTCAGACAATTCAGGTTTGTTTAGACTTGCCTCCGTCGAGTTCAGTAAGTGTGCAGCAAGAGCAAAAGTTCAAGCCtcaaacctggctaccagcggATGCCTGTTGGCTAGTAAATTTCAAGCCTTACTAGCCCAAGGACTAGTAAGTTTAAAAGTTAAGGTCGAGCACTGTTTGTTGAGATTCCAGCTCGACACGTTTCATTGTGACTTCTCAAGGAGTGAACAGTTATTGTTTTTTTTGAGCCAAAAGTGTTTAGGAACTGAATTACGTTTGATACTGTTATTCATGATTGCATTGTTGGCATTAAACTCGTTGAAATGTTAGGGTGTCAATATGCCTATATGCCAAGGTAAGCGCTAGGGTCGTACTAATCTAGGAATAGGAGCATGATCGTGATGTCATAACAGTACATATCAACTTTTTCAAGGTCTGTACATGAAAAGCCAAGGGCCGATATACTTCCGTTTAGGTCGCAAGCAAACTTGATTTATGAGATATTTATCGCACAGTTATTTCTTCTATGATTACCAAGCTTCTATGGTTACTTAAGTACCTTGCCTGTGTTACAGAAGTTCGTTAGCGTTAAAGAATCTAGAGAGCAttatattttaaagaaaaacgcTCAGTCCCAAACTAAGAAAACTTTTGGAATGACCTTGACTGTACATTGAGAAACCTGATTGAAGTCGTTTCCCCACTGTAAAAGATTTTATACCGAATTATTGTTACAGTAGTGACAAAAGTGCCTCACAATGGTTGCCAAAGTGCCAGTGCATGGTTGCCAAAGTGCCCTCTTTGGTTACCAAAGTGCCAGTGCATGGTTACCAAAGTGCCTTACGTGTGTTACTAAAGTTCCCTATTGTTACAAAAGTTCCCTATTAAGGTTACCAAAGTGCCATTTTTGGGTTACAAAAGTTCCTTTTCCTCTGGcgcgctctctctctctctggaGATCGAAAATAGGGCCTTTCTTGTAACGTCAAGTCTCTTTCGGATATCTTTCATATAAGATGTGTTTACGACGTCCGGAGATAGTCAAACGATAGCAATCGAACTCTTCACCAATCCGTGAGAGTTTCAGCTCCAATCtgttaaaacaatattttttacgattttttaaactttgttaaGGTTACAAAAGTTCCCTAGCCCGTGGAAAGgactttttaattgttttttaaaagaaattcagAATGATCGTCTTGATATCCGACTCATTTAGCACATTTAGGCCATTCACTCACTTTCCACAAGTCAATAATTTTAGAGAAATTCCAAGCTTGAAAAAATCCAGCGAGGATGTATGTTTTGTCATAGACATGCGATGTCTTCGAAACCTTTCAAAATCACAATACTGAACTTTACAGCGTTAAAGTCGAATTGTCATCGAAATTGCAGCTTCTGCGGTTTACAACGGTTCATACAAAACCATTATTATCTCGCTTAAATGGTGCATTAGAAAACTTGTTCGAAAAAGCTCTTTTCAGGAAAATTTTGGCGTTTAATTGGAGCTAGTTAGCCGGGTTACATAAGTGCCCTACTTTTCAGATTTTAGATGGTAAGAAAACTATTGACACTTGAAGTTATTTGGAAGACTGTTTGTTTTTAAGTATTAGCTGTAAAAGAAGCTTTTATTCCACAGCACTTCTATTAGTCAGTGTCTTTTCATAGGGCAAGAAGAGTAATGACTGTTTTCGTCAAGGAttagggcacttttgtaacggTCAAGCGGGCCATATCAGAAGTGCTGATAACTTTCCAAGCAAAGCAACGCCTTATCTTATATAATGTTGAGGACCGTTAACATCGACTTCAACAGGCCAACATCATTCTCAAACAGACAAAAAAGGTTAAAGCACAGAGTATAATAAAGAAGTTGTCGTTGAGATGTGTTCATCCTTTATTTCCTATTTTCGTCATCGGATTCCTTTTACTTTACACACAACCCTTCGTAAAACATCCGAGGGAAAAAATATGCCCTGAACATCTTTGTAATTTACACCTGTGGCGCCTCTGGGTTAGGGGACCTCCATGTAGTAAACGGAGAAGAGACTGGAAACAAGTGGTCGATCGCAAGATGGCGGAGGCGAAGAAGAAGGTATGTGTCAAAATTCATGGTTTTTTCTTGCATATCAGACAGGCCATCCGTCAGTTATTTGTAGGTAATAGCTGGTATAAACACTATGAGAATTCTCCTGTTTATATATTTTTCTGATCGTTCGTTTCTGTCTTCGGCAAAAGGACTGTGATGATAGTGGTTTTTGGTCCGGACGGATTTTGAACCGATTTATGACTCTGATGTGCGATTCAGGAATTTATGcgaaaagaaaagttgaaacaTTTTGAACATTATGACAATAAAATCATTTATCTGTTTGACAACCCATGTAATACAAGATCTGATTAACAAAGAGAACAGCGATGAAGAAgaagtagtgagagcactcgcctcccaccaatgtggtccgggttcgattcccagactcggcgtcacatgtgggttgagtttgttggttctctaccctgctccaagaagtttttctccaggtactgcGGTTTCagtcccctctcctcaaaaaccaattgtgttgatttgatttctgtacagcagttcccccaattagtgccccagtGCTAAATACACTATTACCATTTTTATTTACTTGATGTTTTAAACCTCAGTCTAAGTTagaatttgtttaaataactggctttaaattaatattagtCTTTTTGTGTCATGTTCATGACATGATGATGCTGATCATATGTTATTCATTCACTACCAAGCttaaaatttttaatatttactTTATAAACAGTAAATGGCTTAGGATTTATCATCCTTAGATTCACCCACTGTTATCTTATACAGGTTCCTATTATGGGCAAAGTTATTGAGGCCAAATCAGATTTGGCAAAGGCCATTATGGGAGGAAACAAAAAGCTTATTAAAAAGGTTAGTGAATCATTTTTATCATAAAAATTATGTGGCATAAAGTAGAGTTAACTCTGGGACAGCTTCTGAGGGGCTTTATGAAAATGATGACCATCTCTTAGCTTCCCTAGTTTTAACTAGTTTGAATTACTTTCAAAAAAGATTACCTTCAAATTTGTAATGATGTGGCAGGTCAGCTTAATGCCCCTTTTTTAGATTGTTTTATCAGAAATCAAGTTCTGTTTTCTATTATTCAAAGTGTCAATATAAATAAACTTTTAAGTGTACCAACATATATGTAACATTTTTGTTCACAATGGACTAAGGGCTCATTAATTTTATGAAACGTTTACAAGTGTAAATAATTTTGCAAGGGTAGCTACAGTTTTAGGGTCTAAACACAATActgcaacaagttgcaaaaatagtggacaCACTATTTTTGATCTTCTTTTGGTGTTATTCATTTACCTAATATCTCACACACTGCAGCTCcttcccccttatcaatgttgctagcaaAATTATACCAAAAAAATGCTGAAATCTTCGACAGTCAACCTGTCATTCCACAGTAATTTGGACGAGATATaaatttgcttaaattgcccAATTTTCTGATAAATGGATAACATGTTAaataaggcttttgaaaacaactagAATTGTTTGATATGAATTGTTGTTTATGCATAAATTATCATAAATTATGTAAACTAATGATAACAGCTGTTGCGGAGGGGAAAGTTTTATGTTGGtagaatataaaaaagaaaacagcaattTTAGTTAACTGGTCTGGGACACATACTACTCCAGACTAAGTAACTTAGACACTGGCCAAACTCTACATTTCTATCAGTATGGCACCTGCAGACAGCCTTCTGGATGCTCTTTTCTCTTCAGCAACGTTTTGAAGCCTAAAAGTTTTGTTGGTGCATTTGTAAATGACAAAGTCaactttcatgttttcaaatctTCTAATTTTAGGTCAAGGGTTAGTTGTATtatgtttgaaaagaaaatttagtTTAAACTATAGCCAAGAGAgattcattaaattttgttgcagAGGGGAATTCTGTGCAGGCAAATTCTCTTTTGATAATGATTTCACTGAAAATTATGATGTTTACATTAACAAGATATATCATTTTTCTATCATAAGTTCAGCACCCAGGTTGTGTTTCAGCAATCCATAAGGTAAAtcgtgtttaaattaaaatggcaGTCGGTACAACAAAACTGGTGAAAATACCTGTAGctgtaatacatgtaattatatttCTTTTGTCATGCTAATGCCAAGATGCAAAATTGGACACGTTCATTTGATTGGCAACAGTCCATTTAAGATTATGGAGCATGAGCAAGTTAAAAAAGTGTTCCGTTATATCCAGGGGCACTGATCTTCTTTTGAAGGGTTGTTTTCTGTTAATGTTGAAAATACTCAAGGAACAGTGGTCATTATTGAACTTATGAACTCACAGTCAGGTTTTTCTGATCACTTATCATCTTAAGGTGTTTTTGTGCCAATTAATCTTAACAAGGTTACATGTATGCAGTACTTATCACAGTACTGTTTCTGACACAGTGCAAATATTgtgcaaaatgttgaaaaacttCAGTTATTTGAAAGCAAATGTGAAACTGTTGTATAAACATTAAAGTGTTGATGATATCACTCGCTTTAAACTTCTTGCTTATGATCTTCTGAAAATTGGACAAATTTTCCCCTCTGCAACTTACCCTCTGCAACAGtagatgttgttttcaaatccTACCTCATTGAGAAAACCGTAACTATTTAAGTTTCCTCTTGTGATCTTTTCAATTAATCTAAATTGAGAAAAAGCATCAGCCTACTAGACTCTAGGTAATATTTCAGAATTCAGAGAATCTGCtaataaaactaaaaacaaacaaaacaccaaGTTTTCTGTTCCCCTCTGCAACGGCCATATTTTTAAGCTCTATGATCTAACAAATGCATTTTGGAGAAAAGCAGGACAGCCGCAAGTAAAGCTTTGTAGATGATCTTAAGCCTCAATAGGTTATGAGAAGTAAAGGACAAATTCTTATTTAAACTATAACAAGATCTGTGCCTCTAAATTTCCCCTCCACAACAGTCGGAATACTGTGGAATGACcccaacattgaaagggggagagggaggggggaagATGAAAAGGTTGTAATTCTAGATCCGGCAGGTATGAAAAGCtagaaaacgtgtttttttatttttattatttttttataatagtgtctcaccaattttgcaacctgttgtGGCATGTATAAAGTACACTTGTAGGAGTTTCATTAGACTTCAGACTGTGTAAAGTAGAACGTGGTCTGTGAAATCAGCATACATGTTGATAGAGATACTCCACAGCATCACAAAGATATGAATTTTGTTTATGTATTTACGCGAGTGTTTATTGGCAACAGTGCCTACCTGTAATGGCCCACTGCCTCTTAATGGATGTGATGCTCCATGCATTGAAACGTGAACACCGTTCACCACAGCTAAAATAATACCCTGATTAGGATAATCCACCTCCTGGCTTTGAAAAATAACTCCCGTTTGGGAGTTACCCAGTATGGTGTAAAATGTATGAATGGATAAGTCATTAGCAGTAATTTCTAGTCCTAGCATACACACTGTAGCTTTAATTGTACTTGTATCTTTAACACATACTCATTGTCTTGTGTACTGCAGCACATGCAATGCCTCGAAAACCTCAGAAATGAGTGGGTCACTTATCCGGAAGAACCAGGTCATGGTTACAGTGGAGGTTTAAGTGACGAAGATATGTACTCTCCATCTGAATGTTCGAAAGCCTCAGAGGAGTATTCTTCTAGTGATGGATGGGACAGCAACGATGAGGACCATGTAGTCGAAGAAAGCGTTAAAAAGACGACAAAAAGAGTTGCACGCAGATGCCCGTTAGAAGGCTGCAAGACGAGTGTCATCCACCTTCCCCGGCATTTAAGGGAAGTCCATAAATGGACAAGAGAAAGGGCAAATAAGGCGACTTCCAGATTTGGAATAAGGAAAAGTTTCCTCTCAAAGCCTTTACTGCCAGAATTGTCTGAATTGTCAGAAAAAACTCTgcaggagaagaagaagaagaagaggaaaaggaagGATTATCACCGCCACAGGGCCTGTCCTATCGCTGGATGTCATGCGGTGGTCAAGCGCCTCCCTAACCACATTCAGCAAGTTCACAAGGACATTAAAAGAGGATCTCCTGTTTATAAACAGATTTTAAGGGATGCGCGTGCCTTCAAAACATGGCAACCATTGGATGCAGTACCATCAAACCCTGTAGTAGAGCATGGACAATCGTCGAACAACACAGGAGATTGTGAAATGGGAGAATTGGATGAACAGTTAtgtgaagaaaatgaaatggaactCGTAGAAGAGACAGATAATGTTGAGGAAGAAGAaaatgtgatggatgaagaagaaACGTTCAGGGATTTTTGCCAGTGGCTACAAACAGCAGATGGTGGAAGGAGGgatgaaaaaatggcaaaacagCATTGCTCTCAAGTTCGTAAGATGCTTGTCACAATTGACTCCGAGAGAAAGTTGTCCTCTCTCTTTAATAAGAATTTGATTCGGGACAGATTTCTTAAAGATTATGCAGAGAAAATGTACAAGCCAGATACAGTGAAAGCTCACTTGCTAAGTCTTAGGAACTTTTGCTCCTTTGTTAGAACAGAGGAGCCATCAAGCGTAACAGTTAATGCAGACACGAtccaaaaaattgaagaaaaagcacGTCTATGGTCATCCTCCTACAAGAAGGATAGTAACCGCAGACatttagaaaaacaaaatgaagatCTTGAAAAGTTAGTTACGCCAGAAATGGTGTCAAAGTTTGAACGTAGTGAATCTGCAAGAACCGCGATTTCCTATATTGGCCAACTGAGTGGAGCGCATGCGCTTGAAGTAAATCAGTCTATGTACACTCTGATAAGAGATTTCATTCTGACGGAAATGACGATTGCAAATGCTCATAGGTCTGGAGTGTTAGCTAATATGACCATTGAGGAGTTCAAGAAAGTCAAAAAGACCAATCAAGGAAGCATGTTAATAAGTGTGAAGAACCACAAAACTGCTGACGTACATGGACCCGCCCGTGTTGTGTTGACTCCAACTTTATTCTCTTACCTGGACGTCTATGTCAATGAAGTGCGAAGCTGTGTGGCGATTTCAAGCAGTGAGAAGGACAGCAACTCACCATCCTTTGTGTTCTTGTCGTGGAACGGACAGAAGTTACAATCAGGACAAATTTCAACAGCTATTGATTCTGCATGGCAGAAGGCGGAGATGGAAGGACATGTTTGCTCCACAATATTTCGCAAATCAACCGTGACAAAGGTGCATGAAGATCACAAAGACCTGAAAGGTGATCTCGCTGATCTGATGGGTCACAAACCATCCACAGCAGAAAGGTTTTATCGCCTGCGTGAAAAAGAAGAGGCATGTGTTGAGGCTGCCAATAACCTTTCCTCTATCATGAGAAAACCACAGAAGAAACCTGTGTCACATAACACAACTGCAACAGCCACCAAGAGCTTGTCCCAAGAATGTTTGACGAAGGAGCGTTTGACATGGAAGGAAGAGGATGTGAATGCTATCAAAGAGCTGTTTTCAGAGGAAATCAAAGAAAAGTCAGTCACTATGGAAGTCGTGAGGGGAAAAATACAAGGCCATGCTGCTCTAGAGCAACTGGATGCTAAGAGAGTGTGCGATCGAATTAGAAGTGAATGGCGCAACAGTACATCTAATCCCGAGAGTGACAAAGCTGCAGATTGTATGCCTGAAACTGAGCCTCCTGAACAGGTAGAAACTCTTTCTGCTAAAATGTCACGCTTCTTTAAAGCTTCTGACGCGAAAGAATCCTGCAATTCATCAGATGTTGTTGGACCATCAAATTCAAGTTACCTTAGCAAGAATATTTTCAGTGATAACGAAAGGAAGGTACTTCTACGAATGTGTGGTACTATGGTTAGAGGAGGTGTTGTTTCAAAGCCTGCCATTAAGAAACGtcttgaaaaagaagaagaggGAAAGGAGCTTCTCAACAAATTTTCCATAAATCAACTTGTGAACCGCCTGAAATATGAAAGgagattaattaaaaataactcTTGCAGGTAAAGCAATTGAATTAGGATGTCCCAAGTTTAATTTCTCAGGCGCCTTTCAGTATTAATGCACAAATTAATTATCTTGTACAATTTGAAAATCAACTCTCTGAAATgacgtatttattttttttgctgcACTCAATTATCCCTAGTGCTTTAACTTTAAACAGAAAAGAAGGGGAGGAAAATTGATACTGCACGATGTTTGATTCCAATCTAAAAACACAACACTTTCCATGAGTTTCAGAGTTTGCATTCTACTGAAAGGCATTGAAAATAGAAGCATAATCACTGTCATTTTGTTGATCTTGGAGAGTAAGAGTAAAAGCGTATAAGGTGGGCTGAACTCTAAAAACCAGACAAGAGTCAAATCTTGCAGTCCGAACAGGTCATTTTCACATGAAACAAGATTTTCGAGCGTTTTCGCTAAGTCTTTTTTATTGCCATTAAGAATAATTAGGAATAGACTCGGGCTGTGGGTGAATGGTTCTGATCAACAGTGGAATATAGTCTTCAGAACAGAAAAGTTCCACTGGCCAGTATAGCTCTCTAGAAGTTTAGAGTCGTGTCGTCAGTCGCCAAATTGATGTGCGGGAGGAAAACAgcttcagtttcagtttcagtgtaATTACTTGGAAAATGTTATGTTGCAAGAAAATTAATCGCTACTATAGCCTCGACCGCAACTAGGTGCCTAAAGGCATTGAAAGATGCGGTGCTTGCTACAAAGGCAGGCAGGTATAGTTCTtgggaaaaaaagagaatttataAGTGTCTGTGCGGGGAGCAAGAATGTTAAGCTTTTTAGCATGATTACGGCTGGTTACAGTTTTACAATAGCTTAAGTGGTCGTTGAAGTTAATAGGAATTAGGTTATTAACTATTTTGAACATCATACATAGGCGGTCGCGCTTTCTGACGCTGGATAGTTCAGACCAGCCAAGTTCCTTAATTAGGGCAGTAACACTGACATGACGCAAATAGTTCTTGAATACAAAGCGAGCAGCACGTCTCTGAACCATTTCAAGCTGATTGATGTTTATTTGGGTGTACGGGTCCCACACACTGGAAGCATATGATAACGTAGGTCGAACTAATGAAAGAAAAGCGCGGGCTTTGACTTCTTTTGAGCAGCTGTACAACTTACGTCTAAGGTTAAGAGTGCGCGTCGCCTTCTTTGTAATGAGTGATGGGAGAGGAAGAATCTCGAACAATTGgcatgtacaaaataaatgtgattgtaaaagtgcttcagaaaaaaacaaagcggAGCACATCAATACAAAGACTAAACTTCTGTTCTTAAGGTAGTTGTTAACATTGGCGCTTTTAATTATTGAAATTTTCGCTTTTCGTTTTCTTGTTAAGGTTAAGTAGATGAGAAATCAGCAAAGGCTGGAAATGTCTCAAAACCTTTCAAATACCACGAGATATCTTAAAGAAATCGGCTTTTTGAGAGGTGGTTACTTTTGACATTTCGTTTTTCTTATTTTGCAAAGGTTATGTAGTTAAGAAATCAGTAATTGAATTGTTGCAAAGACTTTGAAGCGATGGCGTTTTCATGAAATTATGAAAGATTTATCCTTTCGTCTTTTTGTGAAGGTTAGGGGGTCTAGAAAGACCTAAGGAATTAACGCTAAGCTTTtcattttaaagtgctactatgaccaaaaatccATTGTactgtttctttgtattttaaaactgcGATAAGTGAACACCAAGTGaccgaagttttaagcctttatttcttttgactgaaattttcctaagtaatggtccgccattaccaactttaaaatcttgagagagctggatcaaggataAGAtaacgtcaaaggctcactagtttaaaaatgcattttgtgTGCACGCGCCTAAATTAATACATGATGCACTACAGGAGTTTCGAACTTTCAGACTTTAaaataataagctgcgtttacatgcTGCAATTTTAAGCTAGAGAGTATTTGACGCCATCTTATCCgcgatccaaccctctgaggtatAAATCGGTCATTCTTGAACGTGAATAATGTCGGACTGTGAAATCCTAAACTTGCCctcaaagaaaacagcctttgCATAAAATTTGAAGCTCAAGATTTTGCCACTCACGTctcaagcaaacacgctttcaaaatctgaaagaaaaaggaaagtgaattttttgatcataggaGCACTTTAAAGGCATCCTTTTGGGTGGTTTAAGATTACTGTTAGTATGGGTGCTCTTTATTAGtggaaattttgctttccgCTTTTTgtaaaggttaaaaaaaacctACAATAGGTTCAAGTAGCATGAGATTCTTAAAGAATGATTTTTCGGTGTTAGGATTGGCAGTTTAAATTATTGGATGAGCTATTATTGCATGCTTTCATGTTTACATTATCACACTTAATACTTAAGCTGTAACAATGCGGTATTTTCAATTCAGGATGGGTTccataattaaatttaaaataaatggcctctaaCAACACCCGGTTTTGGAAATTACAATACATAAACACTcaattattgtttgtttttgttttatttgttttattgatTGCCTGTCAGGGGTTGCTGTGTGCACACACTCTGAATTCCTAAGTCAAACGCCCTATTTTGATTTTCATCAAGTACCGTACGACAACTtctttgaaaaagttgaaattaacaatgcgAACGATACGCGTAAGTTCATTGATGGAACTTTAATTGTCTTGGTGATGGATGGAACATTAACTTAAAAACCTGACTTGATCGCTCAGTCCCT
Above is a genomic segment from Montipora capricornis isolate CH-2021 unplaced genomic scaffold, ASM3666992v2 scaffold_491, whole genome shotgun sequence containing:
- the LOC138036610 gene encoding zinc finger protein 862-like is translated as MNSQKRIDSFFNKSDSDTPKKKQCQEKDVKENEVPEASKSKPITKNPPSTDSADSSSNINLAKISRRFHPEWKDTFPWIHYADGKMFCLVCQECPQKSNDSSSFVSTGCSNLKLESLKSHARSTGHIQAQEAIRAKERPLEAPLPRAFLLVDEEVRQKMEKLFDVAYMVAKLELPFTVYPSLCSLEKKHGVLLGNTYLNDKACKNFVVSISGELKDRFSENIKSARFLGIMSDGATDVGTREVEDVYVRFVEDGVPVNKFAGLKECTNAKADGVTEAVKGVMDEIDGTWKQKLVCLGTDGANVMTGKHNSVFALLKRDVPSLVSIHCIAHKLELGFQDTVKEVKLFKEVKEMLQGIWKHYNYSCKALRELKELAELLDERAYKAVKADGSRWIPHLDRALKVLLTKNYKLIVMHFQHASEARDSSAEMQGRAKNYAKKLTSYLFVKFLHFLLDIIQQVSKVSLVFQRDDSTIALVQDKINTLTATLDAFKIRSGQHLRSFEQSVGADFSFNGVILSKKTGDDASFDTTKDTVIELAKQFINSRFSNFKEDPVLKAAACITEPLLWPHDRMSLLVYGEENLDSLKDHFAFLLQRPTIAFDEQACKEEWLELKLYYNRGGLCLPAKEFWKEMFTNYSERFPNLLVIIELCLVMPVQTACCERGNSCLNRVMTDFRSSLDVSTVDALMFIALNGPNHSDYNATRAVARWLNSGKRLRRPQRMDTD
- the LOC138036612 gene encoding uncharacterized protein encodes the protein MAEAKKKVPIMGKVIEAKSDLAKAIMGGNKKLIKKHMQCLENLRNEWVTYPEEPGHGYSGGLSDEDMYSPSECSKASEEYSSSDGWDSNDEDHVVEESVKKTTKRVARRCPLEGCKTSVIHLPRHLREVHKWTRERANKATSRFGIRKSFLSKPLLPELSELSEKTLQEKKKKKRKRKDYHRHRACPIAGCHAVVKRLPNHIQQVHKDIKRGSPVYKQILRDARAFKTWQPLDAVPSNPVVEHGQSSNNTGDCEMGELDEQLCEENEMELVEETDNVEEEENVMDEEETFRDFCQWLQTADGGRRDEKMAKQHCSQVRKMLVTIDSERKLSSLFNKNLIRDRFLKDYAEKMYKPDTVKAHLLSLRNFCSFVRTEEPSSVTVNADTIQKIEEKARLWSSSYKKDSNRRHLEKQNEDLEKLVTPEMVSKFERSESARTAISYIGQLSGAHALEVNQSMYTLIRDFILTEMTIANAHRSGVLANMTIEEFKKVKKTNQGSMLISVKNHKTADVHGPARVVLTPTLFSYLDVYVNEVRSCVAISSSEKDSNSPSFVFLSWNGQKLQSGQISTAIDSAWQKAEMEGHVCSTIFRKSTVTKVHEDHKDLKGDLADLMGHKPSTAERFYRLREKEEACVEAANNLSSIMRKPQKKPVSHNTTATATKSLSQECLTKERLTWKEEDVNAIKELFSEEIKEKSVTMEVVRGKIQGHAALEQLDAKRVCDRIRSEWRNSTSNPESDKAADCMPETEPPEQVETLSAKMSRFFKASDAKESCNSSDVVGPSNSSYLSKNIFSDNERKVLLRMCGTMVRGGVVSKPAIKKRLEKEEEGKELLNKFSINQLVNRLKYERRLIKNNSCR